Proteins co-encoded in one Glandiceps talaboti chromosome 22, keGlaTala1.1, whole genome shotgun sequence genomic window:
- the LOC144452445 gene encoding sulfotransferase 1B1-like — translation MSTADKAYINRNQKKGCTDTYIYKRTGDEMPWYVGAQCLDAMLTFEVRTSDVFLITTAKSGTTWVKRILSLIMNDANKEAMGPQFNSPFSPQARYPEFHHNDHQTVPNFKKYAQMEGRRFIPTHLSPDLLPPQVFEKNPKVIYVARNPKDVAVSLYHHSLQDIDMPSYTWDVFLTNYMQGKGTLFGEWGNHVIPWWERRNEKNVFFVKYEDMITDLGNVVKSLASILEQYHLTEEQLNEITKLCTFDSMKNSPDPAYISICQGWNIGTSKSPFVRKGKVGGWKDFFTVAQNEEFDGVYKRWIGDSGLEMEFTLPSHEVSANTEQLLFVDDDRRQGNDIVRPYTANNRIPRTEKERVKVDENDAKGQDEGKIQLDV, via the exons ATGTCAACGGCAGACAAAGCATACATAAACAGGAATCAGAAAAAGGGATGcactgatacatatatatataaaagaacTGGAGATGAGATGCCATGGTACGTTGGTGCACAGTGTTTGGATGCTATGTTAACATTTGAAGTGAGAACGAGTGATGTCTTCCTGATAACAACTGCGAAATCAG GTACAACATGGGTTAAAAGAATCTTGTCACTGATTATGAACGACGCGAATAAAGAAGCCATGGGCCCGCAATTCAATTCTCCGTTCTCGCCACAAGCACGTTATCCAGAATTCCATCATAACGACCATCAGACCGTACCAAATTTTAAGAAATATGCCCAGATGGAAGGTCGGAGATTTATCCCCACCCACCTATCACCCGATCTTTTACCACCACAAGTATTCGAAAAAAACCCAAAG GTAATCTATGTCGCTCGAAATCCTAAAGATGTAGCTGTGTCTCTGTATCACCACTCTCTTCAAGACATTGATATGCCTTCATACACCTGGGATGTTTTTTTGACCAATTACATGCAAGGAAAAG GGACTCTCTTTGGTGAATGGGGAAATCATGTTATACCATGGTGGGAGAGGAGAAATGAAAAGAATGTGTTCTTTGTGAAGTATGAAGACATGATTACG GATCTCGGTAACGTGGTTAAAAGCTTGGCATCCATTCTTGAACAATACCACCTGACAGAAGAACAACTGAATGAAATAACCAAACTGTGCACTTTTGACAGCATGAAGAACAGCCCCGACCCTGCATACATAAGCATTTGTCAGGGCTGGAATATTGGCACATCGAAATCGCCATTTGTACGCAAAG GTAAAGTTGGAGGTTGGAAAGATTTCTTCACTGTTGCTCAGAATGAAGAATTTGATGGAGTCTACAAGAGATGGATTGGCGACAGTGGTTTGGAGATGGAATTTACACTGCCATCACATGAAGTGTCTGCAAATACCGAAC AGTTACTTTTTGTTGATGATGACCGTCGTCAAGGCAATGATATTGTCCGGCCATATACCGCCAACAACCGGATACCGAGAACGGAAAAAGAAAGAGTAAAAGTAGATGAAAATGACGCTAAAGGACAGGATGAGGGAAAGATACAACTTGATGTTTAG